From Zingiber officinale cultivar Zhangliang chromosome 5B, Zo_v1.1, whole genome shotgun sequence, the proteins below share one genomic window:
- the LOC121984504 gene encoding uncharacterized protein LOC121984504 — protein MASPSLSSPNAFSGGDGTAPLAPQPESQNGALQGADVVPAASEVAAAGGGGAAPPSAGEDAECGFQRPDFGKNLLVGTVQPYDRHLFLCYKSPEVWPPNVEGSDSDRLPRLLAAEIKASKSSISKKTRLTISQGEDGTDFSNGDVLIFPDMIRYRQLTHFDVEPFVDEVLKKNSEWNPKPPEPLSGSYIFVCAHGSRDRRCGVCGPVLIKRFKEEISSRGLQGEVFVSPCSHIGGHKYAGNVIIFSPTVSEAVSGHWYGYVTPEDVPTLLEQHIGKGKIIEHLWRGQMGLSEDEQKAALNLLKVQPDVGSDENNNKEFINASVNGGTNAATPVESCCQGNPNSTCCQVTPKEKPIVSKTEDESAQEIEQESSNKYRDASNNQGPRTRKLYKLPTWFESWEREDAYAALAVVTAIASVAVAYSYYRQPR, from the exons ATGGCTTCCCCCTCTCTCTCCTCCCCGAACGCCTTTTCCGGCGGAGACGGAACCGCTCCCCTCGCGCCCCAGCCGGAGTCCCAAAACGGGGCCCTGCAGGGTGCCGACGTGGTCCCTGCCGCCTCCGAGGTAGCGGCGGCAGGAGGCGGGGGAGCTGCTCCTCCTAGCGCCGGGGAAGACGCGGAGTGCGGATTCCAAAGGCCGGATTTTGGGAAGAATCTACTGGTGGGGACGGTCCAGCCCTACGATCGCCACCTGTTCCTCTGCTACAAGTCGCCTGAGGTCTGGCCTCCGAATGTTGAGGGGTCGGACTCCGACCGCTTGCCGAGGCTACTAGCGGCGGAGATCAAAGCTTCTAAGTCTTCGATCAGTAAGAAG ACTCGTCTCACTATATCTCAAGGAGAAGATGGCACTGATTTCTCAAATGGCGATGTGTTGATCTTTCCAGATATGATAAGATACAG GCAATTGACACATTTTGACGTTGAACCTTTTGTGGATGAAGTGCTTAAGAAAAACTCCGAGTGGAATCCTAAACCACCTGAGCCACTTTCAGGTTCATATATCTTTGTATGTGCTCATGGTAGTCGAGATCGCAGGTGTGGTGTTTGCGGTCCTGTTCTGATTAAACGATTCAAGGAAGAGATCTCATCACGAGGTCTACAGGGTGAAGTATTTGTTAGTCCTTGCTCTCACATTGGTGGTCATAAGTATGCTGGAAATGTTATCATATTTAGCCCAACTGTCAGTGAAGCAGTATCCGGTCATTG GTATGGTTATGTGACTCCTGAGGATGTACCTACATTGCTGGAGCAACACattggaaaaggaaaaattatagaGCATCTTTGGAG GGGACAAATGGGTTTATCTGAGGATGAACAGAAAGCCGCTCTGAATCTTCTCAAAGTCCAGCCTGATGTGGGATCAGATGAAAACAATAATAAAGAGTTCATCAATGCCTCTGTTAATGGCGGCACTAATGCTGCAACACCTGTTGAGAGTTGTTGTCAAGGGAATCCAAATTCTACTTGCTGCCAAGTTACACCAAAGGAAAAACCCATAGTGAGCAAAACTGAAGATGAAAGTGCTCAAGAGATTGAGCAGGAGAGCAGCAACAAATACCGTGATGCTAGCAACAACCAAGGTCCACGCACCAGGAAGCTCTACAAGTTGCCTACCTGGTTTGAGAGCTGGGAACGAGAAGATGCATATGCCGCACTTGCTGTGGTCACAGCCATTGCTTCTGTCGCAGTCGCTTATAGCTACTACAGGCAGCCTAGATAA